A genomic window from Bradyrhizobium lupini includes:
- a CDS encoding PsiF family protein, protein MTLTSRLAVVALASLLATGTAFAQTAAPAAKTDTKTTTAAPMDKKAPKEHSAESLECSKQADAKGLHGKERKKFRSECIKTAKAGMAAPAAEKK, encoded by the coding sequence ATGACCCTCACATCTCGCCTCGCCGTCGTCGCTCTCGCCTCCCTGCTCGCCACCGGCACCGCCTTCGCGCAGACCGCCGCGCCGGCAGCAAAGACCGACACCAAAACCACAACCGCCGCCCCCATGGACAAGAAGGCACCGAAGGAGCACTCGGCCGAGTCGCTCGAATGCTCCAAGCAGGCCGACGCCAAGGGCCTGCACGGCAAGGAGCGCAAGAAATTCCGCTCCGAATGCATCAAGACCGCCAAGGCCGGCATGGCCGCGCCGGCTGCGGAGAAGAAGTAA
- a CDS encoding TetR/AcrR family transcriptional regulator: MSDGKGDVWVEAGLTELARSGVEGVRVEVLAKNLGVTKGGFYRRFADRAALLGAMLERWREGRSMAIAQQTSLDGQEPRERLRAVIQLYSERLNPDGMAIELAIRQWARSDEGAAAAVANVDAARLKHVTELYRATGLDTEAAEAQAFLFYCFIFGQSLLFVERGPRKRSQLVAKSAEKLLD; this comes from the coding sequence ATGAGTGACGGCAAAGGCGATGTCTGGGTCGAGGCAGGGCTCACCGAGCTCGCCCGATCGGGAGTCGAGGGGGTTCGGGTCGAGGTGCTCGCCAAGAACCTGGGCGTCACCAAGGGCGGCTTCTACCGCCGCTTCGCCGACCGTGCCGCGCTGCTCGGTGCCATGCTGGAGCGCTGGCGCGAGGGGCGCTCAATGGCGATCGCGCAGCAGACGAGCCTTGATGGCCAAGAGCCCCGCGAACGGCTGCGGGCGGTGATCCAGCTCTATTCCGAGCGGCTCAATCCCGACGGGATGGCAATCGAGCTTGCGATCCGGCAATGGGCCCGCTCGGACGAGGGCGCCGCCGCGGCGGTGGCGAACGTAGACGCGGCGCGGCTGAAGCACGTCACCGAGCTCTATCGCGCGACCGGCCTCGATACCGAGGCAGCCGAAGCGCAGGCCTTCCTGTTCTACTGCTTCATCTTCGGCCAGAGCCTGCTGTTCGTCGAGCGCGGCCCGCGCAAGCGATCGCAGCTCGTCGCGAAATCGGCCGAGAAGCTACTGGATTAA
- a CDS encoding thioesterase family protein: protein MEQEATYRGTVYPWQCDHVGHMNIMWYVGKFDEANWNLFARLGLTPSYLRGSGRGMAAVQQNITYKRELRAGDIVEIRSHLLEIRDKSIRFRHDMTNAETGEIAAFCEITGVHMDRSQRKSVPFTDAIREVALRHLAEKAEA, encoded by the coding sequence ATGGAGCAGGAGGCGACCTATCGCGGCACGGTCTATCCATGGCAGTGCGATCACGTCGGCCATATGAACATCATGTGGTATGTCGGCAAATTCGACGAGGCCAACTGGAATCTGTTCGCCCGCCTCGGGCTGACGCCGAGCTATCTGCGCGGCTCCGGCCGCGGCATGGCCGCCGTGCAGCAGAACATCACCTATAAGCGCGAGCTGCGCGCCGGTGACATCGTCGAGATCCGCAGCCATCTGCTTGAGATCCGCGACAAATCGATCCGCTTCCGGCACGACATGACCAATGCCGAGACCGGCGAGATCGCCGCGTTCTGCGAGATCACGGGCGTGCACATGGACCGGAGCCAGCGCAAATCGGTGCCGTTCACGGATGCCATCCGCGAGGTGGCCTTGAGGCACCTCGCCGAGAAGGCGGAGGCCTGA
- a CDS encoding PaaI family thioesterase — protein sequence MAAYEPKNPGYRAAAIAMFDGQPAMHTLGIVIVRLAPGEAELAMLHSPALTQQNGFVHAGIITAGLDNACGVAAFTLMPREADILTVEFKTTLLAPARGERFVFKAEVVKPGRTLTFCEARAFAEHEGKVTLIAAMTGTLMAMLPRVAASQAPAPIPA from the coding sequence ATGGCTGCATATGAGCCGAAGAACCCGGGCTATCGCGCGGCTGCCATCGCCATGTTCGACGGCCAGCCGGCGATGCACACGCTCGGTATCGTGATCGTCCGCCTTGCGCCGGGCGAGGCTGAATTAGCCATGCTGCATTCGCCGGCCCTCACACAGCAGAACGGCTTTGTCCACGCCGGCATCATTACCGCAGGCCTCGACAATGCCTGTGGTGTCGCCGCCTTCACCCTGATGCCTCGCGAGGCCGATATCCTCACCGTCGAGTTCAAGACTACGCTGCTCGCGCCGGCACGGGGCGAGCGTTTCGTCTTCAAGGCAGAGGTGGTCAAGCCCGGCCGCACGCTGACCTTTTGCGAGGCCAGGGCGTTTGCCGAGCACGAGGGCAAGGTCACGTTGATCGCCGCGATGACCGGCACGCTGATGGCAATGCTGCCCCGCGTTGCCGCTTCCCAAGCGCCGGCCCCGATACCGGCATAG
- a CDS encoding DsbA family protein produces the protein MAGFRNKSLVPTRRAALTLIGAGALVAGGITAARAATDEDEVLTEAKVLRDPDVPVAGNPDGNISIIEWSDYNCPYCRKLEPELRQVIQDDGKVRLVMKDWPILGPVSVTAARTAMAAKFQDKYHQAHDAMMGVSSRLTEPRINELLAAAGVDMDRLKRDLADHAKDIDAVLKRNNEQAEAFGFRGTPSFIVGKYHVPGVLSMNEFEQVIADARKAKMN, from the coding sequence ATGGCTGGATTCAGGAATAAGAGCCTTGTGCCGACGCGGCGCGCGGCGCTGACGCTGATTGGAGCGGGCGCCCTTGTCGCCGGTGGGATCACCGCGGCGCGGGCGGCAACCGACGAAGACGAGGTGCTGACCGAAGCCAAGGTGCTGCGCGATCCCGACGTTCCCGTGGCCGGCAATCCCGACGGGAATATCAGCATCATCGAATGGTCCGACTATAACTGCCCCTATTGCCGCAAGCTCGAGCCCGAGTTGCGTCAGGTCATCCAGGACGACGGCAAGGTCCGGCTGGTGATGAAGGACTGGCCGATTCTCGGTCCGGTTTCGGTCACGGCCGCGCGGACCGCGATGGCGGCGAAATTCCAGGACAAATACCACCAGGCCCATGACGCCATGATGGGCGTCAGCTCGCGCCTGACGGAGCCGCGCATCAACGAACTGCTCGCGGCGGCCGGCGTCGACATGGATCGGTTGAAGCGCGATCTCGCCGATCACGCCAAGGACATCGACGCCGTGCTCAAGCGCAACAACGAGCAGGCCGAAGCCTTCGGTTTCCGCGGCACGCCGTCCTTCATCGTCGGCAAATACCACGTGCCCGGCGTGCTCAGCATGAACGAGTTCGAGCAGGTCATCGCCGACGCCCGCAAGGCCAAGATGAACTGA
- a CDS encoding phospholipase, giving the protein MSEAVVDDIVAVLPPLLNALEALAFFQRNLHPPAFGSVMNAIGAPDEALQAARAAIREWPEEFTGLRERLDRACDETLAAFAGLREVERGNGDLVAVFRALRHVPRAQEALYPLAVRFPPVSSFFLNAANRENADLLSRLEAGADAHTGIIHDHNEPGSRGGFSVYVPEYYTPDRAMPLVMALHGGSGNGRGFLWSWLRDARSLGAILVAPTATGPTWALMGDDSDTPNLMRILETVRSRWTIDASRMLLTGMSDGGTFCYVTGLDGASPFTHLAPVSATFHPLMVEMADAARLQRLPIFIAHGKLDWMFPVQTARQTQAALAAAGADVTYREIDDLSHTYPREINAELVQWLNGE; this is encoded by the coding sequence ATGAGCGAGGCCGTCGTTGACGATATCGTGGCCGTGCTGCCGCCGCTGCTCAATGCGCTGGAGGCGCTCGCCTTTTTTCAGCGCAACCTGCACCCGCCGGCCTTCGGCTCCGTGATGAATGCGATTGGCGCTCCCGACGAGGCGTTGCAAGCGGCGCGCGCGGCAATCCGAGAATGGCCGGAGGAGTTCACCGGACTGCGCGAGCGGCTCGATCGTGCCTGCGACGAGACGCTCGCCGCCTTTGCCGGCCTGCGCGAGGTCGAACGTGGCAATGGCGACCTCGTCGCGGTCTTCCGCGCACTACGTCATGTGCCGCGCGCGCAGGAGGCACTCTATCCGCTGGCCGTGCGGTTTCCGCCGGTCAGCAGTTTCTTCCTCAACGCCGCGAATCGCGAGAATGCCGACCTGTTGTCGCGGCTCGAAGCCGGCGCGGACGCGCACACCGGCATCATCCACGATCACAACGAGCCCGGCAGCCGCGGTGGCTTTTCGGTCTACGTGCCCGAATATTATACGCCCGATCGCGCCATGCCGCTGGTGATGGCGTTGCACGGCGGCAGCGGCAACGGCCGCGGTTTCCTGTGGAGCTGGCTGCGCGATGCCCGCAGTCTTGGTGCGATCCTGGTGGCGCCGACCGCGACCGGCCCAACCTGGGCGCTGATGGGTGACGATTCCGACACGCCCAACCTCATGCGCATTCTCGAAACCGTGCGCAGCCGCTGGACCATCGACGCCTCGCGCATGCTGCTCACCGGCATGAGCGACGGCGGCACCTTCTGCTACGTCACCGGCCTCGACGGCGCCTCGCCCTTCACGCATCTCGCGCCGGTGTCGGCGACCTTCCATCCGCTGATGGTCGAAATGGCTGACGCTGCGCGTCTGCAGCGCCTGCCGATCTTCATCGCGCACGGCAAGCTCGACTGGATGTTTCCGGTGCAGACCGCGCGGCAGACGCAGGCGGCCCTCGCCGCCGCCGGCGCCGACGTCACCTATCGCGAGATCGACGACCTCAGCCACACCTATCCTCGCGAGATCAACGCGGAGCTGGTGCAGTGGCTGAATGGAGAATGA
- a CDS encoding S1C family serine protease: MPALTEWRVPPANQPRASDYGFDLDRALASVVGLHAIIPPDAFSAETLGTERAGNGVVIDDGLVLTIGYLITEAESVWLHVGDGRVVEGHVLGFDAVTGFGLVQALGQLDVAPLPLGISAETRLGDRVVVGGAGGRTRSVASQIVAKQEFAGYWEYLLDEAIFTHPAHPNWGGTALLNERGELIGIGSLQLEREREAKAEHVNMIVPIDLLKPILDDLRKFGRVNKPARPWLGLFSTEIDNRVVVIGISANGPAARAELKTGDVILAVDGEKVTSQTGFYKKLWGLGAAGVDVPLTVHHEGVTFDVTVTSTDRYKLLKAPKLH, from the coding sequence ATGCCCGCCCTGACCGAATGGAGAGTGCCACCGGCCAATCAGCCGCGTGCGAGCGATTACGGTTTCGATCTCGACCGCGCGCTCGCCTCCGTCGTCGGCCTGCATGCCATCATCCCGCCGGACGCCTTCAGCGCCGAGACACTGGGGACTGAACGCGCCGGCAACGGCGTCGTGATCGACGACGGGCTGGTGCTCACCATCGGCTACCTCATCACCGAAGCAGAGTCCGTGTGGCTGCATGTCGGAGACGGGCGCGTGGTGGAAGGACATGTGCTCGGCTTCGATGCCGTCACCGGCTTTGGCCTGGTGCAGGCGCTCGGCCAGCTCGATGTCGCCCCCTTGCCGCTCGGGATCTCGGCCGAGACCCGGCTCGGCGACCGCGTCGTGGTCGGCGGCGCTGGCGGACGCACGCGCTCGGTCGCGAGCCAGATCGTGGCCAAGCAGGAATTCGCCGGCTACTGGGAATATCTGCTGGACGAGGCCATCTTCACCCATCCCGCGCACCCGAATTGGGGCGGCACGGCGCTCCTCAACGAGCGCGGCGAGCTGATCGGCATCGGCTCGCTGCAGCTCGAACGCGAGCGCGAGGCCAAGGCCGAGCACGTCAACATGATCGTGCCGATCGACCTGTTGAAACCGATCCTGGACGATCTGCGCAAATTCGGCCGCGTCAACAAGCCGGCACGGCCGTGGCTCGGACTGTTTTCGACCGAGATCGACAACCGCGTGGTTGTGATCGGGATCTCCGCCAATGGTCCCGCCGCCCGTGCCGAGCTCAAGACCGGCGACGTCATCCTCGCGGTCGACGGCGAGAAGGTCACGAGCCAAACCGGCTTCTACAAGAAGCTGTGGGGCCTCGGCGCTGCCGGCGTCGACGTGCCGCTGACGGTACATCATGAAGGCGTCACCTTCGACGTCACGGTGACCTCGACCGATCGCTACAAGCTCTTGAAGGCGCCGAAGCTGCACTGA
- a CDS encoding M20 family metallopeptidase, which produces MDNRSDIWRGIDTIKARFIDLSDKVWGMPEVCYTEARSAAEHLAELRHQGFRITEQVAGIPTAVMGEWGEGGPVIAFMGEYDALPGLSQEAGVAEHRPVETGGHGHGCGHNLLGSAALLAATAVKDWLAENKVPGRVRYYGCPAEEGGAAKAFMVRSGAFEDADIAITWHPHSFWEVAVTPSLANTRADFIFTGRTSHAAASPHLGRSALDAVELMNVGVNYMREHMPSDARVHYALLDTGGIAPNVVQAHARVRYSIRARDLPGMNELVGRVSKIADGAALMTETKVEMKIISAVSNILPNTPLEQALHRVMEELGPPHFDDADKGFATEIRATLSDKDIESVYYAIGMEPTDRPLADFLVPLDAKRNPLVGSTDVGDVSWVVPTVQVHAPTVAIGTPFHTWQVVAQGKSAHAHKAMVQAAKAMAGIGIKALTDPELIKAAKADLQKRTAKTPYVCPLPDHVAPPLDMSVA; this is translated from the coding sequence ATGGACAACCGCAGCGATATCTGGCGTGGCATCGACACGATCAAGGCACGTTTCATCGACCTCAGCGACAAGGTCTGGGGCATGCCCGAAGTCTGCTACACCGAGGCGCGATCCGCCGCCGAGCATCTCGCCGAGTTGCGTCATCAGGGTTTCCGCATCACCGAGCAGGTCGCGGGCATTCCGACCGCGGTGATGGGCGAATGGGGCGAGGGCGGACCGGTCATTGCCTTCATGGGAGAATATGACGCGCTCCCGGGCCTGAGCCAGGAGGCCGGCGTCGCGGAGCATCGTCCGGTCGAGACTGGCGGCCACGGCCATGGCTGCGGTCACAATCTGCTGGGTTCCGCAGCTCTCCTCGCCGCGACGGCGGTGAAGGACTGGCTTGCCGAGAACAAGGTGCCGGGCCGCGTGCGCTATTACGGCTGCCCCGCGGAGGAGGGCGGCGCGGCAAAAGCCTTCATGGTGCGCTCCGGTGCATTCGAAGACGCCGACATCGCCATCACCTGGCATCCGCACAGCTTCTGGGAAGTCGCGGTGACGCCGTCACTCGCCAACACCCGCGCCGATTTCATCTTCACGGGCCGGACCTCGCATGCGGCGGCCTCGCCGCATCTCGGCCGCTCCGCGCTCGACGCCGTGGAGCTGATGAATGTCGGCGTGAACTATATGCGCGAGCACATGCCGAGCGACGCGCGCGTGCACTACGCGCTGCTCGACACCGGCGGCATCGCCCCGAACGTGGTGCAGGCGCATGCGCGCGTGCGCTATTCGATCCGCGCCCGTGATCTGCCTGGCATGAACGAGCTGGTCGGACGCGTGAGCAAGATCGCGGACGGCGCGGCGCTGATGACCGAGACCAAGGTCGAGATGAAGATCATCTCCGCGGTCTCCAACATCCTGCCGAACACGCCGCTGGAGCAGGCGCTGCATCGGGTCATGGAAGAGCTCGGACCGCCGCATTTCGACGACGCAGACAAGGGCTTTGCCACGGAGATCCGCGCAACGCTGAGCGACAAGGACATCGAGTCGGTCTATTACGCGATCGGCATGGAGCCGACCGACCGGCCGCTGGCTGACTTCCTGGTGCCACTGGATGCCAAGCGCAATCCGCTGGTCGGCTCGACCGACGTCGGCGACGTGAGCTGGGTGGTGCCGACCGTGCAGGTCCACGCACCCACGGTTGCAATCGGTACGCCCTTCCACACCTGGCAGGTGGTCGCGCAGGGCAAGAGCGCGCATGCGCACAAGGCCATGGTGCAGGCCGCCAAGGCGATGGCCGGCATCGGTATCAAGGCGCTGACGGACCCGGAGCTGATCAAGGCTGCCAAGGCTGACCTCCAGAAGCGGACAGCCAAGACGCCTTACGTCTGTCCGCTGCCAGACCACGTCGCGCCGCCGCTCGACATGTCCGTGGCGTAG